One region of Zingiber officinale cultivar Zhangliang chromosome 7B, Zo_v1.1, whole genome shotgun sequence genomic DNA includes:
- the LOC122004673 gene encoding clumping factor A-like, whose product MDSESESDDADSDSDDPDTMDDDAITDTIYDDDTEDDGDDDAKADSIADYSDANPETQTMTQTPPSASKPDLLSDIDDDGLRTVHADADYSDDADAYDFADTDDDDL is encoded by the exons ATGGACTCAGAGTCAGAGTCCGATGATGCTGACTCGGACTCCGATGACCCAGACACAATGGACGACGACGCAATCACAGATACAATCTACGACGACGACACAGAAGACGACGGCGACGACGACGCAAAAGCAGACTCAATCGCAGACTACTCAGATGCAAACCCGGAGACTCAGACGATGACGCAAACGCCTCCCTCAGCCTCCAAACCGGACTTGCTA TCCG ACATAGACGACGACGGCCTCCGAACCGTCCACGCCGACGCGGACTACTCAGACGACGCCGACGCCTACGACTTCGCAGACACAGATGACGACGACCTTTGA